Part of the Nitrospinota bacterium genome, GACGCTTTGCGGGGGCTGGCCGAACAACTGGCGGACGACCACGCCGGGCGCAAGCAAATGTCCGCGCGCGGGTGTGCGTTGGCCCGGCGCATGTTTTCTCCCGCTGCGGCGGTCAAGCAGATTGTTGCGGCCCTTTCCGGTACTGTCTAAGCAGTGCGCATAAGCCCCGCCTCGCCTGCCTTTTGAATGACAAAAGGCGCGCGCCATCTGCTTTTCCGTTGTATCGAGGGGCGGATGGTTTACAATGTGCGGCATGAAACCGGACACGATAAACGTTTATATTTCGGGATCTGGCGGTTTTTTGGGGTCGGTTCTAAAAACGGCCGCCCCTACGGGAATGCGCATTATCCCCATCCCAACCAACGATCTCTTGAGCGAAGATGTCCCATTGCGTTTTGAGCCCGGCTCGGTGGTGCTGCATCTGGGCGCGCGTGTACACGTTATGCATGAAACCGCCGCAAATCCGCTGGAAGAATTCAGAACAGCAAACGTGCGCGCCACCACGCGGCTGGCAAAGGCCGCCATCGAGAGCGGTGTTGCAACCTTTATTTTCGCCAGTTCCGTGTTTGTATTTGGCCGAGGCCGTTTCAGCAAAGGCATCATTCCTGACGACTCACCGCCATTCCCCGGAGATGCTTACGGCCAAAGCAAATGGGAAGCGGAGCAGGCATTAGCCGCCCTTTTTTCTTCACAGTGGGGGTCAAGGTGCGTGATCCTTCGGCTTCCCATGGTTTATGGGCCGGGGAACAAGGGGAACATGCTGCTGTTGCTGAAAATGGCCTCTAAGGGAATACCGATGCCGTTGGGCGCGGCCCGCGGTAAACGGAGCATGCTTTATTCGGGCAACTTTACGGATGCAATCTTTGCCGTCATCCGGGCACCCCATATGAAGCCGCCGACGGTGCGCACCTATTTCCTGAACGATGGCGCGGATCTCACCAGCGCCGAGCTCTATGCCGCCATTAGCCGCTGCTACTCCGGGAAACAAGGCATATTTTTCTTTCCCCGGTGGCTGTTGGATTCGATTGCGCTCATCTTCGCCGCTGTCGGCCGGATAACGGGATGGCGGATGATGCTTACCCCCGAAACCGTTTCACGGCTTTTTGACGAATACCGCTTTTCCGCCCAACAGTTCATGAACGATTATGGTTGGCGGCCCCCTTTCACTCCTGAAGAAGGGATACGGCAAACCGTTGCATGGCACAAAACCGGAAAAGGCGGAAATCCAAAAAATGGATTATGCGCTTGAATGCATGGCATGGCCCCGCCATGCCAACTGTGTAATCGGTTATCATGCATAGAATGAAGACGATACTTGTTGCTGGTGGTGCCGGATATATCGGTTCGTTCACGGTCCACAGCCTTTTGGAAGCGGGATACCAGCCGGTTGTGCTGGACAACCTTTCCACCGGAAAGCGGGAGGCGGTTCCGCCCGGGGTGCCGCTTCACGAAGGGGATA contains:
- a CDS encoding NAD-dependent epimerase/dehydratase family protein, which translates into the protein MKPDTINVYISGSGGFLGSVLKTAAPTGMRIIPIPTNDLLSEDVPLRFEPGSVVLHLGARVHVMHETAANPLEEFRTANVRATTRLAKAAIESGVATFIFASSVFVFGRGRFSKGIIPDDSPPFPGDAYGQSKWEAEQALAALFSSQWGSRCVILRLPMVYGPGNKGNMLLLLKMASKGIPMPLGAARGKRSMLYSGNFTDAIFAVIRAPHMKPPTVRTYFLNDGADLTSAELYAAISRCYSGKQGIFFFPRWLLDSIALIFAAVGRITGWRMMLTPETVSRLFDEYRFSAQQFMNDYGWRPPFTPEEGIRQTVAWHKTGKGGNPKNGLCA